A single genomic interval of Spinacia oleracea cultivar Varoflay chromosome 6, BTI_SOV_V1, whole genome shotgun sequence harbors:
- the LOC130462524 gene encoding uncharacterized protein — MGMVVRDGAGDVLMIAGQRIEEGMTALQAEARATFFGLKYAYDAGYRNVEFESDCLHLIELVTQAKKENLSAQMVVNDMRELAKIFDYCVFNFASRSCNNVAHTIAATSLTFEDVVVWLEECPDFVSHLVQTDKGLS; from the coding sequence atggggatggtaGTAAGAGATGGTGCAGGGGATGTTCTGATGATAGCAGGACAAAGGATTGAAGAAGGCATGACAGCTCTCCAAGCAGAGGCAAGGGCAACCTTCTTTGGGCTGAAATACGCGTATGATGCGGGATATAGAAATGTGGAGTTTGAGTCAGACTGCTTACATCTGATTGAGTTGGTCACCCAGGCTAAGAAGGAGAACTTGAGTGCTCAAATGGTGGTAAATGATATGCGGGAACTCGCCAAAATATTTGATTATTGTGTGTTTAATTTTGCTAGTCGATCATGTAATAATGTGGCTCACACCATAGCCGCAACTTCGCTTACCTTTGAGGATGTTGTGGTATGGCTGGAAGAATGCCCTGATTTTGTTTCTCACCTTGTCCAAACAGACAAAGGCCTCAGTTAA